GAGCATGACCGGCGTGGACAATGCCGTGGAACGCATCAGCGAGGCCAACGAACTGGCCAGCCAATCCGGCGCGGCCCTGGAGGAAATCGTGGCCACTGTGGAAGCCACCGGGGATCAGGTCAACGCCATCGCCACGGCCAGCGAGGAGCAGTCCGCCGCCAGCGAAGAGATCAACCAGTCCATCGTCCAGGTCAACGACATGTCCCGCCAGACCGCCGAGGCCATGGCCGAGGCGGCCAAGGCCGTGTCCGACCTGGCCGCGCAGGCCCAAGGGCTCACAAACCTGATTCAGGAACTGAAACAGGCCTGACGCTGACCAGTCGCATATAATCCAGACTTTTCATGGGCGCGTCTCGCAGGAAACAGCGAGGCGCGCCCTTTTTGTTTCCGCCATCTGTCCCGGCGCCCATGCAAAAGAGGTTTTTTGGCGATACTATAACCATATTTAGCGGTTTAAAGAAATATATGCATAGAATATTCTTAATTACACAGATATGTGTATTTTCATAAAATTTATACATCAGATAGAATGATATATCATCAAATTTTTCTGTATAAGATAATATTTTGTCCGAATAAAAATATTTTACGGATATAATGCCTGCTCATTTTCAGAAAAACCCTATTCATAGCAAATTGAGAAAAATTTTTATCTTATTTGAAAATAATTTAAATTTTATTCACATTATCAAACCGGCATGCTATAGTAATAAAACTTGATATTTACAAAATAATACTGAGTATATTTGCAATATCCAATATATACAATATTTTTTATAAATATAAGCAATACAAACCCCTCAGGCTCAAAGGAGAAGCGCACATGAAATTGTCCACTAAAATTTCTTACAGCATGGGGACATTGACGGTGCTGATCGCCATTCTGGCCGTTTATCTGCTGCTGCAGATGCAACAGATCAACCACGCGGCTACCGTCATGGCTGAACGATATATTCCGGTCATTGATCTGGCGGGCAGGCTGAACAACGATGTGTCGCAACATCGTATGATGGAAATACGCCACGTCTATGCCACCGGCAGGGCCATGAAGGAAGACAGGGAAAAAGTCATGACCTCCCTGAAAAATAATATTGACGGTTATCTGCAGGAACTTTCCGGTCTCGTGCGCACCCCCGCAGCCAAGCAGGCATTGCGCCTGGCCGACGAAGGCATGAAAGCCTATTGCAGCCTCTCCGACAAGCTGATGGATATCTCCCGCCAGGACCGGGCGGAAGAAGCCGTCAAGTTATTGCTGGGCGACTCGCGCATCCTTTACAATGACCTGAGTGAACGGATCAACAACCTGGTGCTGGAGGTCAGAAAAAACGTCGACGCAGCCAATGCCGAGGCCGACGTCAAGTTTGAAAGAAGCAATATGATCGGCATCATTTTGACCGTGCTGTCAATTCTCATATCCGTGTTACTGACCATTATGATTGTGCGCAACAGCGTGCGCCAGTTGGGCAAGGACCCCGGCGAGCTGAACGCCATTGCCCACCGCGTGGTGGACGGCGACTATAATGTGGATGACGGCGGCAAAAAAATGGGCGTCTACGGCGCCATCGTGGAAATGGTCAACACCCTGAAAAGCCATATTGAAAGCGCCCGGCGCGAATCGGAAAACGCCAGGGAGCAGTCCGCCAAGGCCCAGGAGGCCATGCGGCAGGCCGAAGCCGCCGGCATGGAAGCTCAGGCCAAAACCCAGGCCATGCTGGTAGCCGCCGACAAGCTGGAACAGGTCGGCACTGTGGTTTCCTCAGCCTCCAGCGAGCTTTCGGCCCAGATCGAGCAATCCGACCGGGGCGCGGCAGAATCCGCCTCCCGCCTCTCTGAAGCGGCCACGGCCATGAATGAGATGAACGCCACGGTCCAGGAAGTGGCCAAGAACGCCGGTTCGGCCTCCACCGCTTCCGCCGACACCAAGGCAAAGGCCGAGGCAGGCGCGCAAGTGGTGGAAAAGGCCGTGCGCAGCATTGAACAGGTCCATCAGATGTCTCTGGATCTCAAGGATGACATGGCCCAGCTCAACGAGCACGCCCAGGATATCACCCGGATCATGGGCGTCATCTCGGACATCGCTGACCAGACCAATCTGCTGGCCCTCAACGCGGCCATTGAAGCGGCCCGCGCGGGCGAGGCCGGGCGCGGCTTCGCCGTGGTGGCCGACGAGGTGCGTAAACTGGCTGAAAAAACCATGGCCTCCACCAACGACGTGGGCAACGCCATCAGGGCCATTCAGGAAAGCACGGCAAAGAGCATGACCGGCGTGGACAACGCCGTGGAACGCATCGGCGAGGCCACGGAACTGGCCAACCAGTCCGGTCAGGCTTTGCAGGAAATTGTTGCCACCGTGGAGGCCACCGGGGATCAGGTCAACGCCATCGCCACGGCCAGCGAGGAACAGTCCGCAGCCAGCGAGCAAATCAACCAGTCCATTGTCCAGGTCAACGAGATGTCCCGCCAGACCGCCGAGGCCATGACTGAAGCGGCCAGGGCCGTGTCCGACCTGGCCGCGCAGGCCCAGGGGCTCACAAACCTGATTCAGGAACTGAAGCAGGCCTGACGGCGCGGCGGTGACCGAGCGGGATGCGGGCGCGACACTCTCCACGGCGAAAGCCTCGTGAGCGATGCCGCACCCACGCCGCCCCCAATTATTAATATTAGTTACCCTGTTCTATTACGCAAGTGCAATATTATTACTTGAAACTCTAAAAAATATGTGCAAACGTATTTTATCCATTTGAGGTGGAGGCGTTTATATTCCGCTCAAGAAAGTATCTATATTTGTCGATGTCCGAACTTCAGGAATGGGAAAACCACTCATCCGTAGAATAGTGGAAATCTGGCAACGGTTCCGTACAATATTTATTTCTGTAAAGGATAGTTTGCAATGAAGAGATCAGCAGCAACATCTCATCTTCATCGCTGTAGCGGCACTCTGTGCCGCTCTGATTCCTTTAGAGAGAGAGAGAGAGAGAGAGAGAGAGAGAGAGTAGCTTCTGCGCCTCCTTTTCTTCACTTTTATATACGCTGAGACAGCGTAAACGACGGTATGCTTTGCGAAATGCAAAGCATACCGTCGTTTTTTGCGCGCTTTTTCCGGTTGGAATGAAGAAGAACAACAGACAGGTATGGACAGGATTGCCGTCGTCTCCAGACGCGACGCCGTCCCGCTGCCGCACTTTTCGCATCAGGGGCTGAGCGCTCCTACGGTGCAAACACTTGCGGTTGGGGGTTAGCGCATTCCCCGGCCGCAAACAGGCGCGTATGGACAGCACGCGCCTCCCCAGCGCGCCCCGAAGTGGACAGCGGGGCGCGCTTCCCTAAGCGGGGCGGTCTCCTGACGCCCCGCTTTTTGTACCTTTTTCCGCCGGACGGAACCGCCTTTTCCCTTTGTCGCGGGGAACCGTCGCCTGGAGCCTCCTGAAATTGAACATGCCAAGATGTTCTGACTGAAAACGACCCGCAAAGTTCAGCCGTTCGCGGGCATCAACAGAAGCAACACGGTCCGGCCGCGCCACCAAAAGGGAAAATGGCATTTTTTATTATCGCGCCATTTTTCAACCGGAAACAGCTTTTGATGTTTCAATCACGTTATCCGGAGAAAAAAATGAGGCTGTCGGCGAAAATCACTATACTGAGCGCGTCGGCCGCCGCACGGCCATTCTGAGCAGCTCTCTGCTGTCGCAAATCAATGACGTTTCGCCGGAATTATACCGGCAACAAAAGCCCCTGTCGACAATAGCGGGGGCTTTTGGCAACGCGGACGCGGAGCTCCGCCTGCTTGAAGTGGTGCCGGGCCGCTCCACGGAGCTCGCAATGGGGCCGGAGAAGCGTTTATGCACAAGAATTTTGCTGAAATAAAAACCAGTTACAGCACTTTTAACAGGCCGGAAACCTCTCCCGGATAAAAGAATAGCTTTTTTATTTTTTATCGTGTACGATTAAATCGTATTTCGTATTCTATAGCTATATAAAGAATGATTTATTTTTTGGTACGATATACTACATTTATTCCTCTTATAATAATATTTAATCCCAATATCAGATGGAAGTAGCCGGTTATTTTCGACTTTTAACAAAATAAGATGAAAAAGACCGGCTTGGACAAGGATGTGTTGACCCCCCGGCCGCTCAACAGCGTATATGCCCGTGAGGAGCATTTGGCCTGACACGCGGATGACAGACATACCCGACGCCAGTCGCATTCCCATGCACGGCATATGTGAAATTATTGCTAAGCGGCGAAACAGCCTTATTCTCTTCAGGCTACGGTTTCTTCGCCGTCCGACCGCCCCGGAGCAACGCCGCGCCAGACGGCATCCCCCCACGATCCGGAGCAGTTTCATAGCGGGAAACCGGGCCGCGCTCCAAGGAGCCGTCCGCGCATCTCCGCCACCGGCCGCATGAAGGCGGCCTTTCCCCCCACGGCACGCCCCGCAGGGGCATGCCGGATACCGGCGCGCCACAGTTTTTTCGCTTTTTGCGGACAACCGCGCGGGTCAAACGCCCCATTTGGGCTTTGACCTTTGTAAAGCGCGCCGGGCAAACATTCCATCAAGGAGAGCCCATGAAGCTTACGATTCAAAGTAAATTACTACTGCCAAGCCTGACAGCCCTTGTCATCATGATACTGGGCAGCACGCTGCTGGTCGCCAATATGGTTTCCAATCGCCTGGAGAGCAACTTCGAGAATGAACTGGAGGTGACCAACCAGGTTCTGCTCAAGGGCGTGTCCAACGCCGCCGTGAATTATAAAAACAGCGTGCGCGGCATGGCCGCCACGGCCCGGCTGCGCGTCCTAGCGGACGCCATGGGCGGCGACCCCGCTCAGGCGCTGGAAGCCGGGCGCAGCGTCCAAGACGTTGTGGAAAGCCTCAACGCCATTTACACGGCCTTTCCGGAGGTCGGCATCGCCGGCCCTGACGGCGTGGTCGTGGCGGGCTCGGTGAAGGAGACCGTCGGCAAGCTCAACATCAGCAACCGCGTGTATTTCCAGGACGCCCTGCAGGGAAAAACGGTCATCTCCCAACCACTCATGAGCAGGGACATCAACGACAAGGCCGTCATTATCGCCACGCCGTTGCTGAACTCCTCCGGCAAGCCCGCCGGCGTGCTTTACGCCGACCTGCCCGCCAAAGACATCATCGCCAGCACTATTGAAGGCGTGCACATCGGCAAGACCGGCTTCGCTTACATTCTGGACAAGGGCGGCCTTATGCTGGCCCACCCCGATTACAAGCTGGTCCAGGAATTCGACGCGAAAACCACGGAATGGGGACGCAAGGTGCTGGCCGCCCCTCAAGGCGCGCTGCACTACACCACCAACGCGGGCATTGAACGCCTGCTTAATTTCCGAAAGGATCCCGAATCCGGCTGGATCGCCGTCTCCACCCTCGACGTCTCGGAAATCAGCGAAGCCACATCCTCCATCCGCAATATCAGTCTGGGCATCATGCTGGTCGGCGCCGTTCTTGTGGGCCTGATCATCTTCCTGGTCACCCGGCCCATCATCAAGGACCTTCTACATGGCGTCAATTACGCCAAGGCTGTGGCCGGAGGCGATCTTGACACGCCGTTCACCCGGCAGCGCAGTGATGAACTCGGCACGCTTTTCACGGCCCTGAACGCCATGGTGGAACACCTTAAGAAATTGATAGCCTCGGCCCACCAGGAATCGGAAAACGCCAAAGAGCAGTCCCGCAAGGCCCAGGAGGCCATGGAACAGGCCGAAAAAGCCAGCCAGGAAGCTCTTGGCAAAACCCAGGCCATGCTGGCCGCCGCCGACAGGCTGGAACAGGTGGGCAGCGTGGTTTCCTCCGCCTCCACCGAACTTTCGGCCCAGATCGAACAGTCCGACCGGGGCGCGGCCGAATCCGCCCAGCGCCTTTCCGAAGCGGCCACGGCCATGAACGAAATGAACGCCACGGTCCAGGAAGTGGCCCGGAACGCCAGTTCCGCCTCCGCCGCCTCCATCTCCACCAGGGAAAAGGCCGAGGCCGGCGCGCAGGTGGTGGAAAAGGCCGTGCACAGCATTGAAGACGTCCACGCCAAGTCCCTGGCGCTCAAGGACGACATGGCCCTGCTCAACGAGCACTCGCAGGATATTACCCGGATCATGGGCGTGATCTCGGACATTGCGGACCAGACCAACCTGCTGGCGCTGAACGCCGCCATTGAGGCCGCCCGCGCGGGCGAGGCCGGGCGCGGCTTCGCCGTGGTGGCCGACGAAGTGCGCAAGCTGGCCGAAAAGACCATGGCTTCCACCCAGGATGTGGGCAACGCCATCAGATCCATTCAGGAAAGCACGGCCCAAAGCATGAGCGCCGTGGATGAGGCCGTGCAGCGCATCGGCGAAGCCACGGAACTGGCCAACCAGTCCGGTCAGGCCTTGCAGGAAATTGTGGAAACTGTGGAAGCCACGGCGGATCAGGTCAACGCCATCGCCACGGCCAGCGAGGAGCAGTCCGCCGCCAGCGAGGAGATCAACCAATCCATCGTCCAGGTCAACGACATGTCCCGCCAGACAGCCGAAGCCATGGCCGAAGCCGCCAAGGCCGTCTCCGATCTGGCTATGCAGGCCCAGAGCCTCACGGACCTGATTCAGGAGCTGAAACAGGCCTGATGACGACAACGTTGCGGCCGGGACTATAACCATCCCCTCCCGGTCGCACTCAGGCGTGTACGGACACACGCCCCTTCCCCGGCGCGCCTCGTAGTGGACAGCGAGGCGCGCCTTTCATTTTTTTCTTATTTTATGTTTTGGCGGGAAAAAGCCGAAATATAATCTGTATAATTCAAAATAACGCTATTATGTTTTTAAATTATTCTTTTTGATTTTATATAACCATTTTTTTCAATACTATTTAATAATTTCAGCCTTTGCAAAAAATAATTACTTTATTTTGAATTAGCGCCACTCTTGCTTTTCGTTCTATTCTGCGAAATACTACCATATATCACTAAAGATACATTCCTCTGTTCCGATAATTACGGGCAGAGCACTGTATGGTTTTCTCTCATTGGAGAAACCGAGCCGCACGCATGGCAAAGGAATGAGGTCCATGCATTCCTTGCGTGCGCTCCGTGAAGTCTGACGTTTTTTTGGGGAAGAGGATTTTCGCACCGACCATATTTTAAGGATGGGGAAGATGAAGCTGTCAATAAAACTTTCACTGGCAATGGGTCTTCTGCTCGCCATGCTTTGCGGCATGGGCATTTTCAGCCTGATCCAGATGAGCAGGATCAACGCGGCCTCCACGGAAATAGCCGACAACTGGCTGCCTTCCACCCGGTACGCGCAGGGTCTGAACGTATATGCCTCCAACTACCGCATTCAGGAAATCATGCACATCTTCTCCACCAGCAAGGAGCTGATGGAAAAATATGAAAAACGCATGAATGAGATGCTCACGCTGTTCCAGGACATGGAGGCGAAGTACGTCAAGGTGATCTCCAGCCCCGAGGAAAAAGCGACCTATGACGCTTTTCTTACGGACTGGAAAGAATATCAAAAAATCCACGAACAGATTTACAAACTGTCCCAGGAAAACCGCACGGATGAAGCCAGAGCCCTTCTGGTCGGTCCTTCGCGGGAAACCTTCTACCGCGCCAGCGATCAACTCATCAAGCTGGTCAAGATCAATGTGGCCGGCGGCGACGCGGCCAGCGAGTTCGGCGATCAGGTGTACGAGAATTCCCAGAGCCTGGTCACCGGCGTGCTTATCGTGGCCCTGCTCATCGGCATCGGCCTGATCTTCTTTATCGTCCGCGGCGTGCTGCGCCAGTTGGGCAAGGACCCCGGCGCGTTGAACGTCATCGCCCGGCGTGTGGTGGACGGCGATTACAATATTGATGACGGCAGCAAAAAAATAGGCGTGTTCGGCAACATTGTGGCCATGGTCAACGCCCTGAAGCAAAATATAGATAACGCCAAACACGAATCGGAAAACGCCAGGGAACAGTCCGCCAGGGCTCAGGAAGCCATGGAAAAAGCCGAAATCGCGGGCCGGGAAGCCCAGGCCAAGACCGAGGCCATGCTGGTGGCCGCCGACCAACTGGAACAGGTGGGCAGCGTGGTTTCCTCCGCCTCCACCCAGTTGTCCGCCCAGATCGAGCAGTCCGACCGGGGCGCGGCCGAGTCCGCCCAGCGCCTCTCCGAAGCGGCCACGGCCATGAACGAGATGAACGCCACGGTTCAGGAAGTGGCCCGCAACGCGGGTTCGGCTTCCGCCGCCTCCGCCGAAACCAGGGAAAAGGCCGAGGCGGGCGCGCAAGTGGTGGAAAAGGCCGTGCACAGCATTGAAGAGGTGCACCAGATGTCTCTGGACCTCAAGGAAGACATGACCCAGCTCAACGAGCACGCCCAGGACATCACCCGGATCATGGGCGTCATCTCGGACATCGCGGACCAGACCAACCTGCTGGCCCTCAACGCGGCCATTGAGGCGGCCCGCGCGGGCGAGGCCGGGCGCGGCTTCGCCGTGGTGGCCGACGAAGTGCGCAAGCTGGCCGAAAAGACCATGGCCTCTACCCAGGATGTGGGCAACGCCATCCAGGCCATTCAGGAAAGCACGGCCAAAAGCATGACCGGCATGGACAACGCCGTGGCGCGCATCAGCGAGGCCAACGAACT
The sequence above is drawn from the Desulfovibrio porci genome and encodes:
- a CDS encoding methyl-accepting chemotaxis protein, whose product is MKLSTKISYSMGTLTVLIAILAVYLLLQMQQINHAATVMAERYIPVIDLAGRLNNDVSQHRMMEIRHVYATGRAMKEDREKVMTSLKNNIDGYLQELSGLVRTPAAKQALRLADEGMKAYCSLSDKLMDISRQDRAEEAVKLLLGDSRILYNDLSERINNLVLEVRKNVDAANAEADVKFERSNMIGIILTVLSILISVLLTIMIVRNSVRQLGKDPGELNAIAHRVVDGDYNVDDGGKKMGVYGAIVEMVNTLKSHIESARRESENAREQSAKAQEAMRQAEAAGMEAQAKTQAMLVAADKLEQVGTVVSSASSELSAQIEQSDRGAAESASRLSEAATAMNEMNATVQEVAKNAGSASTASADTKAKAEAGAQVVEKAVRSIEQVHQMSLDLKDDMAQLNEHAQDITRIMGVISDIADQTNLLALNAAIEAARAGEAGRGFAVVADEVRKLAEKTMASTNDVGNAIRAIQESTAKSMTGVDNAVERIGEATELANQSGQALQEIVATVEATGDQVNAIATASEEQSAASEQINQSIVQVNEMSRQTAEAMTEAARAVSDLAAQAQGLTNLIQELKQA
- a CDS encoding methyl-accepting chemotaxis protein, giving the protein MKLTIQSKLLLPSLTALVIMILGSTLLVANMVSNRLESNFENELEVTNQVLLKGVSNAAVNYKNSVRGMAATARLRVLADAMGGDPAQALEAGRSVQDVVESLNAIYTAFPEVGIAGPDGVVVAGSVKETVGKLNISNRVYFQDALQGKTVISQPLMSRDINDKAVIIATPLLNSSGKPAGVLYADLPAKDIIASTIEGVHIGKTGFAYILDKGGLMLAHPDYKLVQEFDAKTTEWGRKVLAAPQGALHYTTNAGIERLLNFRKDPESGWIAVSTLDVSEISEATSSIRNISLGIMLVGAVLVGLIIFLVTRPIIKDLLHGVNYAKAVAGGDLDTPFTRQRSDELGTLFTALNAMVEHLKKLIASAHQESENAKEQSRKAQEAMEQAEKASQEALGKTQAMLAAADRLEQVGSVVSSASTELSAQIEQSDRGAAESAQRLSEAATAMNEMNATVQEVARNASSASAASISTREKAEAGAQVVEKAVHSIEDVHAKSLALKDDMALLNEHSQDITRIMGVISDIADQTNLLALNAAIEAARAGEAGRGFAVVADEVRKLAEKTMASTQDVGNAIRSIQESTAQSMSAVDEAVQRIGEATELANQSGQALQEIVETVEATADQVNAIATASEEQSAASEEINQSIVQVNDMSRQTAEAMAEAAKAVSDLAMQAQSLTDLIQELKQA
- a CDS encoding methyl-accepting chemotaxis protein, which produces MKLSIKLSLAMGLLLAMLCGMGIFSLIQMSRINAASTEIADNWLPSTRYAQGLNVYASNYRIQEIMHIFSTSKELMEKYEKRMNEMLTLFQDMEAKYVKVISSPEEKATYDAFLTDWKEYQKIHEQIYKLSQENRTDEARALLVGPSRETFYRASDQLIKLVKINVAGGDAASEFGDQVYENSQSLVTGVLIVALLIGIGLIFFIVRGVLRQLGKDPGALNVIARRVVDGDYNIDDGSKKIGVFGNIVAMVNALKQNIDNAKHESENAREQSARAQEAMEKAEIAGREAQAKTEAMLVAADQLEQVGSVVSSASTQLSAQIEQSDRGAAESAQRLSEAATAMNEMNATVQEVARNAGSASAASAETREKAEAGAQVVEKAVHSIEEVHQMSLDLKEDMTQLNEHAQDITRIMGVISDIADQTNLLALNAAIEAARAGEAGRGFAVVADEVRKLAEKTMASTQDVGNAIQAIQESTAKSMTGMDNAVARISEANELASQSGAALQEIVATVEVTADQVNAIATASEEQSAASEEINQSIVQVNDMSRQTAEAMAEAAKAVSDLAAQAQGLTSLIQELKQA